The Tolypothrix sp. NIES-4075 DNA segment CGCGAAATTTCGCGTCTCTACAGGTTTGTATTTGTATCAAGGTTTTTGTGAAACGGTATGAGTCATCAAAAACTCTCTTCGCTTTTTGGTTATCAGTCTTACTCTGCTACATCAAAACCAAATTATCGCGATGCACGACGGTTTCCACACCGGCATAACCTAAAATCGTGGAAATTTCCCGCGAATGATACCCGCGAATTTTTTGTAGTTCGTCGCTGCTGTAGTTCACTAATCCTCTAGCGATTTCGTTACCCTGGCTGTCGCATAATTGCACGGCTGCTTGAGTGTCAAACTGACCTTCTACTGTTTTTATACCAGCGGCTAATAACGATTTCCCACTTTGAGAAATTGCGGCGATCGCTCCCGCATCTAAATACAATTTTCCCGCAGGTACAAGACCATAAGCTATCCAGCGTTTGCGGGCACTCGTTGGTTCTGGTTGCGGTGTAAAGTGAGTCCCAATTAATTCACCTTGTAATATTTTTTCTATATTTTTCGGATATTTTCCCTGAGTAATTACGGTGCGAACACCGGCAGTAGTAGCAATTCTGGCAGCGGAAATTTTTGTCACCATCCCACCAGTACCCCATTGAGAACCTTGAGTACCTGTCTGTACTTGTAATTTATTTAATTCTTCTATGCTATTAACCAAGGCGATCGCACTCGCATCCGGTACAGAACGGGGATCGGCAGTATAAAGGCGATCGACATCAGTTAGCAAAAACAACCAATCTGCTTTAACTAAACTGGCAACTAAGGCTGATAGCGTGTCATTATCACCAAATTTCAATTCTTCTACAGCTACGGTGTCATTCTCATTCACCACCGGAATTACTTGTAATTCCAGTAATTCCTTGAAAGTGTTCAGAATATTCAGATAACGGCTGCGCTGTACTAAATCGCTGCGAGTAAGCAAAACTTGAGCAATTGGCTGTTGCAAAGTAGTAAATAAATCATCGTAGACACGCATCAATCTACCTTGTCCAACTGCGGCTACAGCTTGTTTGAGAGCGATCGCTTTCGGACGTTCGGTTAAACCCAACCGCGCACAACCCACCCCCACAGCACCAGAGGAAACTAAAATTAGGCGATGTCCTTGATGCCGTAGGTGTGAAAGAGTTTCTGCCACGCTTGCAATCGTGGAAAGCGCCAATAGTCCGGTTTCTGGTTGGGTGAGACTGGAAGTTCCAATTTTTACGACAATCGTTAGAGGCATTGAAAAAGTTAGGAGTTAGGAGTTAAGAGTTATGAATTTTAACTCATAACTCGTACAGACGCGATATATCGCGTCTGTACTCCTAACTTTTAACTCAAATTGTAAAGCGCCAATCCTTCTATAAGTGAAGGTTGACGCTTTACAAATATACTTATTTTGTATGGACTAGGATCTGTATTTGGTTGATCCCATGTTATTAATACTAATAATCTCCGATTTTTACAGCGATCCCCACTTTCTTAATTATTTCTTTAGATTTACTTTCCTGACGAATCATCAACCTTTGTGACGCTTTGTAACTCTTTGTTTTTTGGGAGTAATAGAGGCTCCTAAGATTTCCGAGACTAAAACTTCAAAGTTGCGTATGGGATGCGATCGCAAGACGGCATCTGGATGAACAATTGGTTCAACTAAGATGGTGAACATCCCTAAGCGATTACCAGCTAACACATCTGTAAACAAGCGATCGCCTACCATTGCCACTTGCTGCACTGGTAAATTCATCTCCCTGAGTGCGGCTCTAATCTTGCGTCGCGAGGGTTTAGCAGCGCCCAAATAGTAAGGTAAATTCAAAGAAC contains these protein-coding regions:
- the proB gene encoding glutamate 5-kinase, which translates into the protein MPLTIVVKIGTSSLTQPETGLLALSTIASVAETLSHLRHQGHRLILVSSGAVGVGCARLGLTERPKAIALKQAVAAVGQGRLMRVYDDLFTTLQQPIAQVLLTRSDLVQRSRYLNILNTFKELLELQVIPVVNENDTVAVEELKFGDNDTLSALVASLVKADWLFLLTDVDRLYTADPRSVPDASAIALVNSIEELNKLQVQTGTQGSQWGTGGMVTKISAARIATTAGVRTVITQGKYPKNIEKILQGELIGTHFTPQPEPTSARKRWIAYGLVPAGKLYLDAGAIAAISQSGKSLLAAGIKTVEGQFDTQAAVQLCDSQGNEIARGLVNYSSDELQKIRGYHSREISTILGYAGVETVVHRDNLVLM
- a CDS encoding YqeG family HAD IIIA-type phosphatase, whose translation is MTWNKLLQPDLILEGSVLNLTPDIIQRYQLKGLVLDVDETLVPVRVGTASPELQQWVAQIRPFTSLWLVSNNLSEARIGGIARSLNLPYYLGAAKPSRRKIRAALREMNLPVQQVAMVGDRLFTDVLAGNRLGMFTILVEPIVHPDAVLRSHPIRNFEVLVSEILGASITPKKQRVTKRHKG